GAGGGGCCAAAGGCCGAAGCGCAGCGTGTCGAGGCGAAGGAAAGCTCTGTCGCGGCTCAGACGATCCGTGTGAACGTCGAGCTGCTTGAAAACCTTATGACCCTGGTTTCCGAGCTTGTTCTGACCCGTAACCAGCTGTTGCAGATGGTTCGCGGCAAGGATGACAGCGAATTTACAGTTCCCTTGCAGCGCCTGTCGCACATCACTACCGACCTTCAGGAAGGTGTGATGAAAACGCGTATGCAGCCGATTGGCAACGCTTGGGCGAAACTACCGCGTATTGTTCGCGACCTTGCGCTTGAGATGAACAAGAAAATCGATCTGCAGATGATCGGTGCCGATACGGAACTTGACCGTCAGGTGCTTGAACTCATCAAGGATCCGCTGACCCACATGGTCCGTAACTCTGCCGACCATGGTCTTGAAGATATTCCGGGGCGTCGTGAAGCTGGCAAGCCGGAAACCGGTACGGTTACGCTGAATGCCTATCACGAAGGCGGTCACATCATCATCGAGATTTCCGACGATGGTCGCGGTCTCAATATCGAACGGATCAAGGCCAAGGCGATTGCCAATGGTCTTGCAACCGAAAGCGATCTTGACGGCATGGCGGATTCGCAAATCCACCAGTTCATCTTCAAGGCCGGTTTCTCGACCGCCGAAAAGGTGACCTCGGTTTCGGGGCGTGGTGTCGGCATGGACGTGGTCCGTACCAACATCGAAAAAATCGGTGGTACGGTTGAACTGAAATCGGTCGAAGGCCGTGGTTCGACCTTTATCATCAAAATCCCGCTCACCCTTGCCATCGTTTCGGCACTGATCGTTGAAAGTGGCGGCGAACGTTTCGCCATTCCGCAGATCAGCGTTCTGGAATTGGTCCGGGCTTCAAGCAATTCCGATCATTCGATCGAACGCATCCACGATACGCCTGTCCTGCGTCTGCGCAACCGTCTGCTGCCGCTTGTCACGCTCAAGAAAATTCTTGGTCTTGATGACGGCGAAACAACGGTCGATGACGTGGATGAAGAAGCCTTCATCGTCGTCACCCAGGTTGGGACCTATTCGTTCGGTATCATCGTTGACCGAGTGTTCGACACCGAGGAAATCGTGGTTAAACCGGTCGCACCGATCCTGCGTGACCTGTCTCTGTTCTCGGGGAACACCATCCTTGGCGACGGTAGCGTGATCATGATCCTGGATCCGAACGGCATTGCGACCCGCACCGGCGAAATCACCGTTGGTGGTTCGCAGGGTGTCGAAAGCAAGGCGCGCTCCGATACCGGTGATCGCGAAACGACGTCCATGCTGGTCTTCCGGGCTGGCGGTGCAGAAGTTCGTGCCGTACCGCTGGCACTGGTTGCCCGCCTCGAAGAAATCGATGTCGAAAACATCGAATATTCGAACGGTCGTCCGCTGGTTCAGTATCGTGGCAAGCTGATGCCGCTGGTCTTCATTGATGGTTCCTATCAGATGAAAGCCGAAGGCCGTCAGCCGACCCTGGTCTTCCAGGATCGCGAACGGACCATGGGCCTTGTGGTTGACGAAATTGTCGATATCGTCGATGACGTCCTTAATGTCGAACTGACAGCCGATCAGGATGGTCTGGTCGGGTCTGCGGTGATCGACGGCAAGGCAACCGATCTGATTGATGCTGGCTACTATCTTGAACTGGCGTTCTCGGACTGGTTTGGTCATGAGGATACCGGCGGTGAGAAAAAGCGTGTGCTTCTGGTCGATGACAGCCCGTTCTTCCGTAACCTTCTCACACCGATGCTGTCGGTGTCCGGTTTCCGTGTCATTGCGGTCGAGAATGCCGAGCAGGCGCTTGATCTTAAAAATCGCGGTGAAATGTTCGACGCGATCATCAGTGATATCGAAATGCCGGGCATGAACGGCTTCGAATTTGCCGAAAGCCTGCAGAATGATGAACATTGGGGGGAT
The Thalassospira xiamenensis M-5 = DSM 17429 DNA segment above includes these coding regions:
- a CDS encoding hybrid sensor histidine kinase/response regulator, which gives rise to MDDLLSEFLTETSESLSTLDVELVKLEQNPNDPDILSNIFRLVHTIKGTCGFLGLPRLEAVAHAGENVLGKIRDGELVVTPDAVTLVLESIDTIKYLLSELEQNETEPDGNDADLIARLNHFADTGTIMGGSAAPAAAAPVEEEVAEEVPMTDDERLQAIFDATEVDPDIQEPEPAPAPEKPAPAAAPPAAAKSQAVAPAKAAASEGPKAEAQRVEAKESSVAAQTIRVNVELLENLMTLVSELVLTRNQLLQMVRGKDDSEFTVPLQRLSHITTDLQEGVMKTRMQPIGNAWAKLPRIVRDLALEMNKKIDLQMIGADTELDRQVLELIKDPLTHMVRNSADHGLEDIPGRREAGKPETGTVTLNAYHEGGHIIIEISDDGRGLNIERIKAKAIANGLATESDLDGMADSQIHQFIFKAGFSTAEKVTSVSGRGVGMDVVRTNIEKIGGTVELKSVEGRGSTFIIKIPLTLAIVSALIVESGGERFAIPQISVLELVRASSNSDHSIERIHDTPVLRLRNRLLPLVTLKKILGLDDGETTVDDVDEEAFIVVTQVGTYSFGIIVDRVFDTEEIVVKPVAPILRDLSLFSGNTILGDGSVIMILDPNGIATRTGEITVGGSQGVESKARSDTGDRETTSMLVFRAGGAEVRAVPLALVARLEEIDVENIEYSNGRPLVQYRGKLMPLVFIDGSYQMKAEGRQPTLVFQDRERTMGLVVDEIVDIVDDVLNVELTADQDGLVGSAVIDGKATDLIDAGYYLELAFSDWFGHEDTGGEKKRVLLVDDSPFFRNLLTPMLSVSGFRVIAVENAEQALDLKNRGEMFDAIISDIEMPGMNGFEFAESLQNDEHWGDTPIIALSSHTSEEDFERGRQVGFSDYVAKFDRDALVSTLIQTLSAV